Below is a window of Deferribacterota bacterium DNA.
ATGAGATAGTTGCTGTTGTTGGTGATAAAGCTATTACAAGATATGAGGTAGAATCCTTTAATCCTGCTCAATTAAAAGAAATTGCTTCATTAAAGGATGAGAATAAGAAGATACCCCTAAAAAAGAAATATTACGATGAGGTAGTTGAATTTCTTGTTGACCAGTATGTTATTGAGATAGCAGCTAAAAAAGAGGGTATTGAGGTTACAGATCAAGAGGTTGAAAAGGCGGTGGAATCTGTTGCAAAACAGAATAATATAACTGCCGAACAGTTAGAGGAAATACTAGCAAAGCAGAATATACCAATGTCTCAGTACAAATGGCAATTAAAACAACAATTATTAAGAGCAAGGATAGGAGACAAAATATTAGAGCCACTAATGGTAGTAACTGAAGAAGATATAAAAAATTATTTAGATACCCATAGGGATGAATACAAGCTAAAGGATAGATATGAACTTAGAGCTATTGTTGTCTCTAATAAAGAGAAATTTGGAAAAGTTATGGATTATATAAGTAAAACTGGTAATTTTGCTGAGGCAGCTATAGAGTATTCTGAGGACATAACAGCAAAAAAAGGAGGATATCTTGGATGGGTTAACAGAGATGAACTAGCAAAAAATATTAAAGAAAAGATAAAAGATCAAAATGTGGGCGATATTTTCTCTGTTAATGATAATAATATTTATAGAATATTTTTAATTGAAAGCTATAAAAGTGCAGGGGCAATTGATGAGGATACAAGAAAGAATATAGTAGATAAGATAAGAGAAGAAAAATATAGTGAAATTTTTGACAAATGGTTAGAGAGACAAAAGGAAAATATATTTGTTAAATATGAATATTGATTTATGAGAGTTGACCTACTATTAAAAACTCTTCGTATATTTAAGAGGAGAACAATAGCAAGTGAGGCAGCAAGAGAGGGTTTTGTCTTTATAAATGGCAAGGTAGTAAAGCCTTCATATGAACCTAAAGCAGGTGATATATTAGAATTGAAAAGTGATATCTATCATAGCAAATATTTAATTTTAAAAATTCCTGAAAATAAAAATATAAAGGATATTGATAGCTATATAAAAAAGTTGTAGCTTTTAATAAAATAATTTTACTATTAGTTTTCTTTATTTGTCTTAAATTTAGACATGTTTTTATCTTTAAAAAATGCGCATAATTGACAATAGTATAAATATTATATATTATAGAACATAATTAGTAAGTGAGGTTTATTTAATGGATTATGTTAGAATTGTTACAGCAACAAGTTTGTTTGATGGGCATGATGCTTCAATAAACATTATGAGAAGGATTATGCAGGATTTGGGGGCAGAAGTCATTCATTTAGCTCACAATAGGTCTGCCTATGAGATTGTGCAAACAGCTATTGAAGAAGACGCAAATGCCATAGCTGTTACATCATATCAAGGTGGTCATATGGAGTTTTTCAAATATATGCATGATCTTTTAAGGGAGAAAAATGCTTCACAAATTAGGATATTTGGTGGAGGTGGTGGTGTTATCACACCAAAT
It encodes the following:
- a CDS encoding S4 domain-containing protein, whose translation is MRVDLLLKTLRIFKRRTIASEAAREGFVFINGKVVKPSYEPKAGDILELKSDIYHSKYLILKIPENKNIKDIDSYIKKL
- a CDS encoding SurA N-terminal domain-containing protein, which translates into the protein MFCKHLLFTIFLLLAIFKGVEAKIIDEIVAVVGDKAITRYEVESFNPAQLKEIASLKDENKKIPLKKKYYDEVVEFLVDQYVIEIAAKKEGIEVTDQEVEKAVESVAKQNNITAEQLEEILAKQNIPMSQYKWQLKQQLLRARIGDKILEPLMVVTEEDIKNYLDTHRDEYKLKDRYELRAIVVSNKEKFGKVMDYISKTGNFAEAAIEYSEDITAKKGGYLGWVNRDELAKNIKEKIKDQNVGDIFSVNDNNIYRIFLIESYKSAGAIDEDTRKNIVDKIREEKYSEIFDKWLERQKENIFVKYEY